Proteins encoded by one window of uncultured Methanobrevibacter sp.:
- a CDS encoding response regulator transcription factor, whose translation MLRDMSNFLTENIKNNVSIIHENNKSIIKFGNGDEYGIIESYKIFPGVFLYFNDMHFFECFEFFSSDKINRRFIEINHCFSGKYECKVGKDKLAYFSKGDLDINKLGLDKIVSRFPLGYYKGLGLLIDVDVANESLNKFISPNLDLNVLYDKLLEKNNGYLLLKSNNEIDHVIGEIYNVDERIKEPYFKLKIVELLLFFSISDFDKDEKMTFSLEQVNTIKNIKKELVNNLDVNITLDDLVNKYGISKTSLKNCFKEVYGKPIFTWRKEYKLDYACKLIDEGKYNISQIASMVGYKSPSKFTKAFKEYIGCTPSEYRKI comes from the coding sequence ATGCTAAGGGATATGTCCAACTTTTTGACAGAAAATATTAAAAATAACGTATCTATTATTCATGAAAATAATAAATCCATTATTAAATTTGGAAATGGTGATGAGTATGGTATTATTGAATCATATAAGATATTTCCAGGTGTTTTTTTATATTTTAATGATATGCACTTTTTTGAATGTTTTGAGTTTTTTTCATCAGATAAGATTAATCGTAGATTTATTGAGATAAATCATTGTTTTAGTGGAAAATATGAGTGTAAAGTTGGAAAAGATAAATTAGCTTATTTTTCTAAAGGTGATTTGGATATTAATAAATTAGGATTGGATAAAATTGTATCAAGATTTCCATTAGGTTATTATAAAGGTTTGGGTTTGCTTATTGATGTTGATGTAGCTAATGAATCTCTAAATAAATTTATTTCCCCAAATTTAGATTTAAATGTATTATATGATAAATTACTTGAAAAAAATAATGGTTATCTCTTATTAAAGTCAAATAATGAGATTGATCATGTTATTGGTGAAATTTATAATGTTGATGAAAGGATTAAAGAGCCTTATTTTAAATTAAAGATTGTTGAACTGTTATTGTTTTTTAGTATTTCTGATTTTGATAAAGATGAAAAAATGACTTTTTCTTTAGAACAGGTTAATACTATTAAAAATATTAAAAAAGAACTTGTTAATAATTTAGATGTAAATATTACTTTAGATGATCTTGTAAATAAGTATGGTATTAGTAAAACTTCTTTAAAAAATTGTTTTAAGGAAGTTTATGGAAAACCTATTTTCACTTGGAGGAAAGAATATAAGCTTGATTATGCTTGTAAATTAATTGATGAAGGTAAGTATAATATTTCTCAAATAGCTAGTATGGTTGGTTATAAAAGTCCATCTAAATTTACAAAAGCATTTAAAGAGTATATTGGTTGCACTCCATCAGAATATAGGAAAATTTAG
- a CDS encoding FAD synthase: protein MKKVMATGTFDLLHPGHGVYLEESKKLGGKNAKLYVVIARDSTVEKRKRIPIIGENQRLELIKMLKPVDEAYLGNKNGDFLEIVEKINPDIIAIGADQNHDITKLQKTVNKRGLKAEVKRVKIYHNDELDSSCKIIKKIKKMNFKGKILDKCD from the coding sequence ATGAAAAAAGTAATGGCAACTGGAACATTTGATTTATTACACCCCGGACATGGAGTTTACCTTGAAGAATCTAAAAAACTTGGAGGAAAAAATGCTAAACTTTATGTAGTGATTGCACGAGATTCAACTGTTGAAAAAAGAAAAAGAATCCCTATTATTGGTGAAAACCAAAGATTAGAACTAATAAAAATGTTAAAACCTGTAGATGAAGCATATTTAGGTAATAAAAATGGAGACTTTCTTGAAATTGTAGAAAAAATTAATCCAGACATAATAGCTATTGGTGCTGATCAAAATCATGACATTACTAAATTACAAAAAACAGTGAATAAAAGAGGTTTAAAAGCTGAAGTAAAACGTGTGAAAATATATCATAATGATGAACTAGACAGTAGTTGTAAAATTATTAAAAAAATAAAGAAAATGAATTTTAAAGGAAAAATATTAGACAAATGCGATTAA
- the hisA gene encoding 1-(5-phosphoribosyl)-5-[(5-phosphoribosylamino)methylideneamino]imidazole-4-carboxamide isomerase: MSFKKNEMLIMPAVDIKNGKCVQLVQGQPGSEMITIENPENVAKHWEELGAKNLHIIDLDGTIDGKANLDVIKKILNEVNIPIQLGGGIRSIDYAKKLLNLDIERLIIGTMGIKHPETITELSKEYGSERIMISLDSKDNKVVIKGWQEKIDKSPVELSHDFKEHGAGSILFTNVDVEGLLNGFYTDPVIKLKNSVDLPIVYSGGISSISDVKKLNESGVEGIVIGSALYKDKIDFKEALKYQTR; the protein is encoded by the coding sequence ATGTCATTTAAGAAAAATGAAATGTTAATAATGCCAGCAGTCGATATTAAAAATGGCAAATGTGTACAATTAGTTCAAGGACAACCTGGAAGCGAAATGATAACTATTGAAAATCCAGAAAATGTTGCAAAACATTGGGAAGAGTTAGGAGCTAAAAATTTACACATTATTGATTTAGATGGTACAATTGATGGAAAAGCTAATCTTGATGTTATCAAAAAAATATTAAATGAAGTTAATATACCAATACAATTAGGTGGAGGTATAAGAAGTATTGATTATGCTAAAAAACTTCTTAATTTAGATATAGAAAGATTAATAATTGGAACTATGGGTATAAAACATCCTGAAACTATAACAGAATTATCAAAAGAATATGGATCAGAAAGAATAATGATTTCACTTGACAGTAAAGATAATAAAGTTGTAATTAAAGGATGGCAGGAAAAAATTGACAAAAGCCCTGTAGAACTTTCACACGACTTTAAAGAACATGGAGCTGGAAGTATTCTTTTTACTAATGTTGATGTCGAAGGATTATTAAATGGTTTTTATACAGACCCAGTTATTAAACTTAAAAATTCTGTTGATTTACCCATTGTTTATTCTGGAGGAATAAGTAGTATTTCCGATGTGAAAAAATTAAATGAAAGTGGTGTTGAAGGTATCGTGATTGGATCTGCACTTTACAAAGATAAAATTGATTTTAAAGAAGCTTTAAAATACCAAACTAGGTAG
- a CDS encoding ABC transporter ATP-binding protein, with amino-acid sequence MIIDPNKNKFLTLLDFSGNYEYLTIFGCILSAISAILLLIPFIYIWDVVNELLRVLPNFSQAQNLETYALNAFLFAIAGIFVYFMALMCTHLSAFRNEKNMKNIALKHLLTLPLGYFSNKTSGGIRKVIDYSSGSTESFLAHQLPDLVGAIVTPIVFLILLFSFDWLLGIICIIPVIICFLLMIPMFGGKNANFMMQYQQYLEEMNGEAVEYIRGIPVTKTFQQTVHSFKNFIKSIRNYGKFASQYAISTRIPMTSFTVSVNGFFALLIPAGILLVGSTVNAHFLSNFIFYIIFTPICTVTLNKIMVVSQDWMIAMDSLKNIEEILLEEPLKETINPKIPKNFSIEFDSVYFDYDKSNDGEEHILNNINLNIAEGESIALVGHSGGGKTTIASLIPRFWDVDRGTVKIGGVDIKDIPTKVLMENVSFVFQNMSLFKDTIYNNVTLGNNDFSKDEVLKALHLAQCDDILEELPDGVDTMIGSEGTYLSGGQQQRISLARAILKDAPIIVLDEATALADPENELQIQRAINEITKNKTVIMVAHRLSTVKDVDNIFVINKGRIAEKGNHESLVELNGIYSHMWDEFNKSIEWKVKSEEI; translated from the coding sequence ATGATAATTGACCCAAATAAGAATAAATTTTTAACTTTACTTGATTTTTCAGGTAATTATGAATATTTAACAATCTTCGGTTGTATATTATCTGCAATTAGTGCAATTTTATTATTAATTCCTTTTATTTATATATGGGATGTTGTTAATGAGTTATTAAGAGTTTTGCCTAATTTTTCACAAGCTCAAAACTTAGAAACATATGCATTAAATGCTTTTTTATTTGCAATAGCGGGGATTTTTGTTTATTTTATGGCATTGATGTGTACTCATTTGTCTGCATTTAGAAACGAAAAAAACATGAAAAATATAGCTTTAAAACATTTATTAACATTGCCTTTAGGATATTTTTCAAATAAAACTAGTGGTGGTATTAGAAAAGTGATTGATTATAGTTCTGGAAGTACTGAATCTTTTTTAGCTCATCAGCTACCTGATTTGGTTGGTGCAATTGTAACTCCAATTGTATTTTTAATATTATTATTTAGTTTTGACTGGCTTTTAGGAATTATTTGTATTATTCCAGTTATAATTTGTTTTTTACTTATGATTCCAATGTTTGGAGGTAAAAATGCAAATTTCATGATGCAATATCAACAATATTTAGAAGAAATGAATGGTGAAGCAGTAGAATATATTAGGGGTATTCCTGTTACTAAAACATTTCAACAAACTGTTCATTCCTTTAAAAATTTTATTAAATCTATAAGAAATTATGGTAAATTTGCATCACAGTATGCAATATCTACAAGAATTCCAATGACTTCATTTACTGTTTCAGTTAATGGATTTTTTGCATTATTAATTCCTGCAGGAATATTATTGGTTGGATCAACAGTAAATGCTCATTTTTTATCAAATTTTATATTTTATATAATATTTACTCCAATTTGTACTGTTACTTTAAATAAAATAATGGTTGTTTCTCAAGATTGGATGATAGCTATGGACTCTTTAAAAAATATTGAGGAAATATTACTTGAAGAACCATTAAAAGAAACTATTAATCCTAAGATTCCTAAAAACTTTTCAATAGAATTTGATAGTGTTTATTTTGATTATGATAAATCAAATGATGGGGAAGAACATATTTTAAACAATATTAATTTAAATATTGCTGAAGGTGAGTCAATAGCTTTGGTGGGTCATTCTGGTGGTGGAAAAACTACAATAGCTTCATTAATTCCTAGATTCTGGGATGTTGATAGGGGAACTGTCAAAATTGGTGGAGTTGATATAAAAGATATTCCTACTAAGGTTTTAATGGAAAATGTATCTTTTGTTTTTCAAAATATGTCATTATTTAAAGACACAATTTATAATAATGTAACTTTGGGAAACAATGATTTTAGTAAAGATGAGGTATTAAAAGCATTACATTTAGCTCAATGTGATGATATTTTGGAAGAATTACCTGATGGTGTTGATACTATGATTGGTTCTGAAGGAACTTATTTATCTGGAGGTCAACAACAACGTATATCTTTAGCAAGAGCTATTTTAAAAGATGCTCCAATCATTGTTTTAGATGAAGCTACTGCATTAGCAGATCCTGAAAATGAATTGCAGATTCAAAGGGCAATTAATGAAATTACTAAAAATAAAACAGTTATTATGGTTGCTCATAGATTATCTACAGTTAAAGATGTAGATAATATTTTTGTAATCAATAAAGGAAGGATTGCTGAAAAAGGTAATCATGAAAGTTTAGTTGAATTGAATGGTATTTATTCACATATGTGGGATGAATTCAATAAATCTATTGAATGGAAAGTAAAAAGTGAGGAGATTTAA